Within the Salvia hispanica cultivar TCC Black 2014 chromosome 4, UniMelb_Shisp_WGS_1.0, whole genome shotgun sequence genome, the region atcaagaaaatacaaaagataCGAGCAAAATATCTGTGCCTTCTAGAGAGATTGGGCCATTCCCCTGAGGATTCTGTAGCTTCGAAGGTTTTATACCAGCTGACACTTGCTGCTGGAAGTTTGCATCTTGATTCCTGCAAGAATGCAGCCATGGAGGTTGAAGCACAAACAAAGGACAGTCCGGATTTCCCGTTGACTGTCTTGATTATAGGAAAGACTGGAGTTGGCAAGAGTGCTACTGTGAATTCCATTATTGGAGAAAACACTTCTGCAGTTGATGCATTTAAGCCTGCAACGGCTCGTGTGAGAGAAATTGCTGGCTTGGTCAACGGAGTGAAGCTAAAGATCTTCGACACCCCTGGTCTTAGTACTTGTTTGACAGACCAATCCAGCAACAGGAAGATTTTGTCATCCATCAAGAAAGTGATGAGGAAATGTCCACCTGATGTTGTCCTATACGTGGACCGCCTGGACACCCGAATAGGCGGCCTTGATGATTTGCCTCTTCTGAGGCTGGTCACTTCATCTCTTGGTTCATCAACATGGAGAAAATCCATTGTTGCTTTCACACATGGAGCTGCAACGCCTCCAGATGGGACTGATGGATGTCCTATAAGCTATGAGGCGTTCTTATCTGAGCAGTCGCAGGTCGTTCAACGCCTCATTTGTCATTCAGCTGGGGAGCCAGAGCCACTGGTGATGACTCCAGTTTGTGTTATTGAAAATGCAGAAAAGAATGGAGATGGAGAAAAAGTGTTGCACAGTGGGTGGAGATCTCAGCTGCTGCTGTTGTGTTGCTCAATGAAGATTCTATCAGAAGTGGGGGCTCGAAGCCCTCTTGGATTACTGAGCCGTTCGCCTCCTCAATCTCCCGACTTGTCTTCATTCTTGAAATCCAATGTTCATCCAGGACTATCTAGTGGTCAAAGTGGTGACATTGTTGGATCAGATGCTGAGCTGTGTGATCCATCTGGATCCAACCAAGACGTAGACGTTGAGCATTACAATCCATTCCCGTTCAAGCCACTCGACTCCTCACCGACTACTACTGAGCTCAGCCGAGACCAAAGGGAGGCTTATGGGGATGGAGAAGGTCAAGACTCAATGGCCTGCCTTTTCACAAGGCCGGTTCTCACCCCCTATGGATGGGACCACGGGTGCAGCTACGAATGTCTGCTCGTTGAAGACAGAAGAATCAAGACTGCCAATGCAATGATCTCAGCTTTACTCACAGAAGACAGAAAAGAACTCAAAATCCAGCTGCATTCATCAGTTGGGAAACGAGCAACAGTGGTGGGAAACACCGGCATCATTCAATCTCAAGACGATGCAGCATATGGTGCAAGCTTGTTTTTCAATCAAGACGAAGGCACTGTCGGGATATCGGCAATGAGATGGGGAGATGAACTTATCTATGGCTGCAACCTGCATTCTTGCATCCGTATCAGCATGGAATCCAAGCTAGACATCACAGCTGCTCTGAACAGCAGGCTGAGGGGCAAGATTTGTATGAAGATGAGTTGCTCGAATCAGCTTCAGATCGCGGCTCTGGCTTTATTGAAAAACAAGCTTGCACCAATTGCCAGAGCTGCGGTCAAGAAGCTTTTTCGACAGATTGATGGATGATGTGAAGGTAGTTGAGAGTAGAGAATGAACTTATGTATATAGTGAAAAGAGTAATGAAGCAGCTTATATTTGTGAATTAGTAAAGACTTGAActtgcttctttttttcttttataaatgaaaaaaagatttaGCCATTGATATATTTCCTTATGTTTATCTTTCCTTCGTTTAGAACTTTCCCTTTAGTACCGTCTTCCCTACCtcttatcaataattttaagttttttcttatttagaGAATGTTAATTCATgacaaaattcaataatgtATATACACACCATGCATTGGCTAAATTGCAAACAAATTAGAACACTGATTCCTAATTAAACCCTTGctaaagtgataaaaaaaacatagatgCCCAAAATTTGTAACTTGATAAAAGCAATAATTTCTCAATTTGGTGGAGGATACAAATTAGTAATCCATGTCAAACTAACAGCAAGCTGAAACAATTACAAGAGACATGATCGGGTTCTCTCTCGTACGAgcttaaaataatatgaatacaATCTTTTGTCGGATGAATTATGGATGCAGAGATCACATAGATTGTTGCAATAGATCTGAGGCCTCTTCATCATGTGATTGTATTTGTAAATCCTGCAACAAGCAAATCCAAATGTTACTATACTTTAAAAACTGTGTGTTTTCCTCAAACGATGTAACAGCTGATGTTATGTATAAAAAACTAGGAAGAAACCGAACTACTTATGAAAAGCATTTCTGGAGTTATAGATTACTACTCAGCATGTATATGTTAAAAAACTAAAGCAGCATGTGCCATAAGTTGCAAACCTGCGTTTGTAGTAATTGATTTGGTTGTTGGTCTTGGGACATTGGATAGGCCTGTGGTTGAGACATCCGATAATAAGGCTCTTTAAGATCAAGCTTTCCTGATGATGTCTGGAGTATTCCTCCTTGTTCAGCACCAGGGCCCCACATTTTAGCTATTGAAACAAGAACTAGATAGTTAGTGAAGGAAACTAAACATGTACAGAAACAGTGGTCACGCTGAGAATGAAGTTTTAGGATCCACCAGATAATGTTAGGTTAAGGGTATAGCTCTGAGCTTTATGTGCCACCATATGAAGTCGGCCCGTTATCTCTTGGCCAGGCATCACATATATAGGTTGGGCCAGAACACAACGGAGCTGGTACCAGTGCGTTGTAGGGGCACCTGGAGCAGTGGTTAGCCACCTTTGTACAGTGCTGCCAATGAGGTAACATGATTAAGTAAGAACATGAGCCAGACTCAAGACACTGATGTGCACTGCTGTGGTGGTGAAATATTACCTCCCGTCAAACAATACATCGAACCAACAGGCCAGTCCATGCACTCTGGTGCCGGTTGAAGATACGAATCTCAGCGGAATGTCAAATTCATACAAGTCTTCCTCCTGTTAATTGTCATTTCAAACATCAGCTTAGAATTTTATTAGGCCACataagtactatttttttgtgggTAGAGAAGATTGCCGGAATGAGGGGGAGGGGGGTAGAGAAGATTGCAGGAATGCAGGATTATGCATGCAAATACAATACAAAAGCAGGTAGAGGAGCCAAGAGCATTTACCTTGGCAGAAGTGAAATCTATGACATGTGAGATTGCAGGAGCCACCAATAACCTAGGATCAAATGCATCCACAACTGGCTGCAATGCTCGGAGGAGGCAAAGTAGAATACAGTCAggcatattatatttatatggatAGCTGATGCCCAACTCTTGCGAAATCAAATAGGTGAAAGATCAAAGGATGATTTATACTGGAGAAGATACTTTAACTGTGTCACTGGCTGAAAAGTATGGTTGGTTTTGATAAATAAGTTTGAATAGCTTAAGGAAAAGTTGCATCTCCAGCACAGTCCTTTGTTTTTAGTACTTATATCTAGACATGTAGAAATTTAGGTGCGCCCTTTGTTTTTAGTACTTATAATTCTCTGTGATTAGAAACAGATTTCATTGATACATCTCATATAAGGAATAATTCTAGAGAAGAATGACATACTAAATACTACGACTATGAAGAAATGATAAAGAAGGAAAACAATTCATACTTGAAATATCTCATCGATAGAAGAGAGTGAAATGAAGAGCACGTAAATGGATTTTGGTAGTGTCAAGCGATAGAATTTGTATATCATAAAAAGACACACGGCTGAACAGACATTAGAGTGAGAAATGGAGTGAGAATGAACCTGCGAGAAGTATCCTTGAAAGGCAGTTCCATGTAAAGGGGTCAAGTTAACAccataataattttgttgctGCCAAAACAAGGCCTGGATTgggaaacaaaaacaataaatgtGTATCTTATatgaacattaaaaaaatactgatacagaaaaaataaaatttaagcaTTTACAACATATTCAACCTtcacatataataaaaattattcagGATATTTTCTGTTGATCATTGTAAACACGTCAGCAGAGAATTATAGATAACCATGGCAGTAAGAGATGCTTACCTTATTTGCAATTTCTATGTATAAGTACTCATCACTAAATGGCGCCATATGTATTCTACAAAAGCAAATAGTAACAAGTATGAGCACAAGAAGgtatagaaatataaattcaatGGATTACAAATATACCCAAATACATGGTGATTTATTGTTAAAATAGATCCGAAACATGACTAAGTTGTATAAGAGATGAAAATGCTGGCACGAAGAACCATCTATAATTTGAAGTAAGGTCCTGTTAAAATAGAtcgaaagaaaaaaaaatggtaatagCCAGTCAAACACATCCAAGAACTCTGGAAAGAAATACATAAGGATGGTTTAgttataaactaaataaatgcataatcaggaaaaaaaaatgggcaACTTCTGCAGTACAAACTCTCTTtcttttgagaaaaaaaagcatatttcTAAACAAAACCCCTAACAAAAGCAATTAGCAGAAGAAGGTAGGATCTTGGGAAACCCCTACCTTCCTATTGTTGGAAACATTTTCCCTTTTGGCACAAGGAACCTATCTCTtgcaattatgtatgattctAGCATCCTCTCATTTATTAGCAATGTTCCTGCAGAACAAAGTCAGTTTTCAGTAAATGTGTTCGAATCACATGCTGGATAAAGAGAGTGCTTCACTAGTGCTTCTTCTTTATCTTATCTAGTTAGCTGCATCTCCAACCATCAAGGCCTCATCATAAGATGGATAACAGAAGAACAAGAATCAAGCATACCCATTGGTTCAGATATCAAAATATCTGCTTTTTCAGGTAGTTCAACATCTTCAACTTTACCCTTAATTACCTATCAGCAAAAATATGTATCAGGAAATTGATAGgagaagagaaaaattggTTCACAAACAGGTGAAAGTATGTAAAAACAACACTTACTGTTATTCTTTCACTGAGTGAAGGGTTTCCAGATATGAGTTGGTTTGCATAATCTGCCATGTCTGATGCTTCTACAGCATAAACATGCTTTGCACCAGCCTGAGAAAAGCATATTAGAAACTATAAATTTCTGATATTTCTGATGCTAAGGTATTCAAAAGCATCACATGTATCACACCTGAGCAGCAAATAAAGACAAGATGCCACTACCGGCCCCGACATCAACTACTACACGATCAGTGAAATCGATGCGATTTTCAAGGACTGCAGCATAATAAGATCCTGGAATAGAAATTTCAATCATGTCACCAGAAAGGGTTCCCAATTTACTATAGCTAAGTAGCTACGAGAAAATGCAACAAGCGCTTATCTGCAAAATTTCTTAACATGAAATGAGAAGGCCACAGTTTTAAAGATCTTGGATGCATaatgacaaattaaaagaGTACTGCAGAACAGGTTGAATGAGTGTGTAACCTGTCCTCACATAATCCTGCAacatattttgttgatgaagaAGCTGCCCGTAGTAATGGAAGTACATTTTGGCAGAAGATGCCTCTATTTTGTCATCAAACTTGCTTGCAGATGATGACACAATTCCATTTGGCAAAGACGACCCTGGAACAAAGGAATCGACATATGAGTCAGACCATTGTTTCTTAATGTACGACTTCTTCCACCTCAATATTTTCTAACatacatttagaattttctaaat harbors:
- the LOC125217756 gene encoding translocase of chloroplast 159, chloroplastic; amino-acid sequence: MDVIQDSTTPHTAEVLFDHSEEIDSEVLVDFHDEVDVSGGMSNEIHSIDTDALFEDINSAASGDDDDLIKVASVYGVENLSLGTFDSARTSITAETHGMSNETHTIDPAALFEDVKSAASGDDGVENLSLGTFNSARTSIAAETHGVNPSSTIGEALSEREKMRIKKIQKIRAKYLCLLERLGHSPEDSVASKVLYQLTLAAGSLHLDSCKNAAMEVEAQTKDSPDFPLTVLIIGKTGVGKSATVNSIIGENTSAVDAFKPATARVREIAGLVNGVKLKIFDTPGLSTCLTDQSSNRKILSSIKKVMRKCPPDVVLYVDRLDTRIGGLDDLPLLRLVTSSLGSSTWRKSIVAFTHGAATPPDGTDGCPISYEAFLSEQSQVVQRLICHSAGEPEPLVMTPVCVIENAEKNGDGEKVLHSGWRSQLLLLCCSMKILSEVGARSPLGLLSRSPPQSPDLSSFLKSNVHPGLSSGQSGDIVGSDAELCDPSGSNQDVDVEHYNPFPFKPLDSSPTTTELSRDQREAYGDGEGQDSMACLFTRPVLTPYGWDHGCSYECLLVEDRRIKTANAMISALLTEDRKELKIQLHSSVGKRATVVGNTGIIQSQDDAAYGASLFFNQDEGTVGISAMRWGDELIYGCNLHSCIRISMESKLDITAALNSRLRGKICMKMSCSNQLQIAALALLKNKLAPIARAAVKKLFRQIDG
- the LOC125224111 gene encoding probable histone-arginine methyltransferase 1.3, yielding MENNKLKEQDFLVASISQLSISGSASPPVVARFRSDSLLFGSESDSEGAVQFDLSNCQLYKLGSARSLCMSEASDTNKEKSYSRGITIEFRNEEESTAFHRAFEQWKKEVAVQGSSLPNGIVSSSASKFDDKIEASSAKMYFHYYGQLLHQQNMLQDYVRTGSYYAAVLENRIDFTDRVVVDVGAGSGILSLFAAQAGAKHVYAVEASDMADYANQLISGNPSLSERITVIKGKVEDVELPEKADILISEPMGTLLINERMLESYIIARDRFLVPKGKMFPTIGRIHMAPFSDEYLYIEIANKALFWQQQNYYGVNLTPLHGTAFQGYFSQPVVDAFDPRLLVAPAISHVIDFTSAKEEDLYEFDIPLRFVSSTGTRVHGLACWFDVLFDGSTVQRWLTTAPGAPTTHWYQLRCVLAQPIYVMPGQEITGRLHMVAHKAQSYTLNLTLSAKMWGPGAEQGGILQTSSGKLDLKEPYYRMSQPQAYPMSQDQQPNQLLQTQDLQIQSHDEEASDLLQQSM